The nucleotide sequence GATCTTAATGAAGGCGAAGCCTTCTGGACGGTGACTGTGAAAAAACCTGAAAATCAAAGCTTTGAAGAATCAATGCAAGAACTCGAAGGGATTGTTGATAGCCTAGAACAAGGCGATTTATCTCTAGAGCAGTCGATGGCTTTGTTCGAGCGCGGTCTAGGTTTATCGCAAGCTAGCCAAACCAAACTCAACAATGCTGAGCAGAAGATTCAAATTTTGCTCGATAAAAATAATGATCAGACTCTTGAACCGTTTGACGGTGAGGCCGAAGAATTGTGATCAATCTTGAGAACCTTGCTGTTTATCAACAACGCATTAATGATTACTTAAAAGCACAACTGGCGAACATCGAAGTGAACGATCAGCGCCTGTATGATGCAATGGCTTACGGTTTGCTAATTGGCGGAAAGCGCATGCGA is from Thalassotalea crassostreae and encodes:
- a CDS encoding exodeoxyribonuclease VII small subunit, which gives rise to MTVKKPENQSFEESMQELEGIVDSLEQGDLSLEQSMALFERGLGLSQASQTKLNNAEQKIQILLDKNNDQTLEPFDGEAEEL